A genomic region of Papaver somniferum cultivar HN1 chromosome 7, ASM357369v1, whole genome shotgun sequence contains the following coding sequences:
- the LOC113295377 gene encoding uncharacterized protein LOC113295377, with amino-acid sequence MNINNVSETAIDKAGNLETPRNEEHNDSGSLKEKGESRVQSNEEMVDNVAHISIEEKAEFPDVEWKYVRRKNKGSSKENGKKVDELKNKNSFESLIEVNEDLPSVETFVSQSNNNDQHNEDAMYVDDCVEPNEESEYETDNEETCVEKFKPIEKVSCRKSWTKEQHVDKLLRCSTLLGVPHGGKENIYEGIVDNYKSSRTDKERARLSWNGEISNELLGRGKRTCAKKKF; translated from the coding sequence ATGAATATAAACAATGTCTCTGAGACTGCTATCGACAAGGCTGGAAATTTGGAGACTCCTAGGAATGAGGAGCATAATGACAGTGGAAGCCTAAAAGAAAAAGGGGAGTCCCGTGTACAATCAAACGAAGAGATGGTAGATAATGTTGCGCATATCTCTATTGAGGAGAAGGCAGAGTTCCCTGATGTGGAATGGAAATACGTTAGGCGAAAGAACAAGGGAAGTagcaaagaaaatggaaagaaagtAGATGAGCTCAAAAATAAGAATTCTTTTGAATCTCTTATTGAGGTTAATGAAGACCTTCCCTCTGTAGAGACTTTTGTGTCTCAAAGCAACAACAATGATCAACACAATGAAGACGCCAtgtatgtggatgattgtgtagagcCAAATGAGGAGTCAGAATATGAAACCGATAATGAAGAGACATGTGTGGAGAAGTTTAAACCCATTGAGAAGGTCTCGTGCAGAAAATCTTGGACTAAAGAGCAACACGTGGATAAACTTCTGCGATGCAGTACCTTATTAGGTGTTCCTCATGGAGGAAAGGAAAACATCTATGAAGGAATTGTCGACAATTACAAGTCCTCAAGAACTGATAAGGAACGAGCAAGACTATCATGGAATGGGGAGATTAGTAACGAGTTGTTAGGCCGCGGCAAGAGAACCTGTGCAAAGAAAAAGTTCTAA
- the LOC113298753 gene encoding polyadenylate-binding protein 7-like, with product MAATPTMTASHTSPSPSSTNVAVTIQVPASLYVGDLHVDVTDSHLDELFSRLKNFASARVCRDSATGRSLGYGYANFITPEDAIRAIEKTNHTLLNGKSIRVMWSNRDAEVRKSGIGNLFVKNLNDSIDNVRLQEVFSEFGNIMSCKVAMSQDGKSKGYGFVQFESEESANQALEKLNGSTVEGKQIYVATFVKKSDRALPSHDSNYTNLYMKNLDLELTEEQLQEKFSVFGKITNLIVTKDNNGKSKGFGFVNFEIPEDAKRATEAMNGTQLGSKVIYVGRAQKRSERDQILRRQYEEKRKEQIQKYKGSNVYVKNIEDGVDEDELREHFSQCGTITSVKLMRDDKGICRGFGFVCYSTPEEANKAVSTFHGYMLHHKPLYVAIAQRKEDRQAQLQLQYGQRMAGLSGSSAAVIPAGYSPLYYTPPGVIPQMPPRQGLMYQPLGMRPGWRANGFLPSARPTFQPVPLHMMPGAPRPHRHNRGRMTGPMYSPAGVPFRPHLQHQPTQATKDSNNPQRPGQAKYVPNGRQHEMNNGSAASDAGSQGGLEMLSSMLAAASPQHQKQILGEYLFPLVQNLEHELAAKITGMLLEMDNSELLLLLESPESLAAKVDEAVQVLKLFKAKAAAGNGQEVIHSNNFLSTEVAVN from the exons ATGGCTGCTACTCCTACAATGACAGCCAGTCATACTTCACCATCCCCTTCTTCTACAAACGTAGCAGTAACTATTCAAGTTCCTGCATCACTTTATGTTGGTGATCTGCATGTCGATGTAACTGATTCACATTTGGATGAGTTATTCTCTAGGTTGAAGAATTTTGCTTCCGCTCGGGTTTGTAGAGATTCTGCAACTGGACGATCTCTTGGTTATGGTTATGCTAATTTCATTACTCCTGAAGATG CAATTCGGGCAATTGAGAAGACTAATCACACTTTACTGAATGGGAAATCGATAAGGGTTATGTGGTCTAATCGTGATGCAGAAGTCAGAAAGAGTGGGATTGGTAATTTGTTTGTCAAG AACTTGAATGATTCAATTGATAATGTGAGGCTTCAAGAGGTGTTTTCGGAGTTTGGTAACATTATGTCTTGCAAAGTTGCAATGTCCCAAGATGGGAAGAGCAAAGGATATGGCTTTGTTCAGTTTGAGTCAGAGGAATCCGCAAATCAAGCCCTTGAGAAGCTTAATGGCTCCACTGTTGAAGGCAAACAAAT ATATGTTGCCACCTTTGTGAAGAAAAGTGATAGGGCTTTACCAAGCCATGATTCTAACTATACTAACTTATACATGAAGAATCTGGATCTTGAATTGACAGAAGAACAACTCCAGGAGAAGTTCTCTGTGTTTGGAAAAATTACTAACTTGATTGTTACCAAGGACAACAATGGGAAGTCAAAGGGTTTTGGATTTGTCAACTTTGAAATCCCTGAAGATGCAAAACGGGCAACAGAGGCGATGAATGGAACACAACTAG GTTCGAAAGTCATATATGTTGGACGTGCACAAAAGCGATCAGAGCGAGACCAAATTTTACGTCGCCAGTACGAGGAAAAGCGCAAGGAGCAAATCCAAAAATATAAG GGTTCAAATGTATATGTTAAGAATATCGAAGATGGAGTTGATGAGGATGAACTCCGTGAACATTTTAGCCAGTGTGGCACAATTACTTCTGTAAAGCTGATGCGTGATGATAAGGGAATATGTAGAGGCTTTGGATTTGTTTGCTACTCTACTCCCGAGGAAGCCAACAAAGCAGTAAGCACCTTCCATG GATACATGCTTCACCACAAGCCTCTTTATGTTGCCATTGCTCAACGTAAAGAGGACAGACAAGCACAATTGCAGCTGCAATATGGGCAGAGAATGGCAGGATTATCAGGATCCTCAGCTGCTGTTATACCTGCTGGATATTCTCCTCTATACTACACACCTCCTGGTGTTATTCCACAAATGCCTCCAAGACAGGGGCTAATGTATCAACCTTTAGGTATGAGACCAGGATGGAGGGCCAATGGATTTCTTCCTAGTGCCAGACCAACATTCCAGCCTGTGCCACTTCACATG ATGCCAGGTGCTCCTAGACCGCACAGGCACAACAGGGGTAGGATGACAGGGCCTATGTATTCCCCGGCTGGTGTACCATTTAGGCCACATTTACAACACCAACCCACTCAAGCAACGAAAGACTCGAATAATCCCCAG CGGCCTGGTCAGGCCAAGTATGTACCAAACGGGCGGCAGCACGAGATGAACAATGGATCTGCTGCTTCTGACGCTGGTTCACAGGGTGGATTGGAAATGTTGAGTAGCATGCTTGCTGCTGCTTCCCCTCAGCACCAAAAACAGATACTTGGGGAGTATCTCTTCCCACTCGTCCAGAACCTTGAG CATGAACTTGCAGCGAAAATAACTGGAATGCTCCTAGAGATGGACAACTCagaattgttattattattggaATCGCCAGAGTCATTGGCAGCTAAAGTAGACGAGGCAGTACAGGTGCTCAAGCTCTTCAAGGCAAAAGCAGCTGCTGGAAATGGTCAAGAAGTCATACATTCCAATAACTTTTTATCCACCGAGGTTGCGGTCAATTAA